One Bacteroidota bacterium genomic window, CGCTAATCTGGTTAAACGGATATGCAAGAAACAAAGTGTCAGAGGCGATGCTGCGCCGGCCCGCGTAGTGCGATTTTACGCGATACAGCAGGGTATCCAGCGACACAGCAATGTCATTGTCCTCATAAACCATTGTATTGGGGTCAACGGTGTCAAAATCGGTAAAGACGCTATCCAGATTTACCCCACGCTCGATCACAAAGCCTTCTTCAAAACTGCTGTTGTCTTCCCAGAAAAATGTGACCCTGCCCGGTGTGCTGCTTTCATAGCGGAATTCGGTTGCAGGCGAAGGTATGTTTTGGCCGAGGAAATAGTCTGGATCTCTCGGGTTTTGCCGGATGGGCTCTACTGGTCCTTCACAGCCCAGCCATAAGAAACAAGCCAGCATAAAATAATAGGCTGTCGTATTGCCGAAGTGGGTATGGGACAAATCGATTTTCATATTACACATTGCAAGCATGAAGTCGGCGGAAGTGCGAAAAGCCATGTTGAATTGCCTCATCGCCAGGAATATGTGAGCGTCATGCCAGCGCCGGCGGCATTCCAGTGGCCCCGGGCTGAAAAACTGGCGTCGCCAGGTTCTTGCAATACCATCTGATCGTGCCGCGCATGAAAAATCATGGCATCAACGATGTTGTACACATAAAATCCAACCATACCGATGATCAGCCCATTCCTTATGTCATTCAGCAGATTAGCCCGGTTGAATTTTTTTACAGTATCGTCCCATAGCGCCAGGGCTTCCACTTCGATCTGCTCGAGGACGTATGCATCAAAAGTCTCCTGGTAATCTTTAGCGGCTGAATCATAGAGCAGATTGGACGCAGCAAGAGCGGCGCCCCCTGCGACCATTATGCCGATAAAGGCATTGCCTTTGCCAATGGCGCCATCTCTGCGCTGCCCCCAGCCTGGTATGAGCACAGACCTGAAAGACTCGCGATAGTCTACAACGTCTGACCTGAAATCATAGGTCACAACAGCGCTATTTCTGACGGAAAGGTCAAAAGGCAGCCGCTCACCATTTCCATATTGAACCTGGCCGAGATAAAAGCCCTTGGGGACCCGGGCGGGTGTATCGCCTAAATCTGTCGCAAGAAACTGGAGGGTATCATTCAAAATTACGCGGGCATCAGGGGGCAAGTTTTCAATGGCAAACCTGCCAAATTCTGACTGCAAGGTAGCTTCGATAACATTTGCTGTTCCGGCGGAAAGGAAGACATTTTGTTGCCACGCATCAAATGTCTCTGTGATCACTTCCAGGGTGCGTTCTCCCGCTGGCACAACCAGGCCTGTTTGTGGAGTAGAGCCCAGCAGTTCGCCATCCAAATACAGCTTCCCGGGAGGGAATGCATTTACATCCAACGTGGCTGTTGGAGCCGGATAGTTTGTGTTGTTGTTGTTGAACGCAGCCATATGCTGCTTAATCGGCGCGGCAACAGGTGCAGACACAGGCTGCTTCGTCAAGCCCACACTGCCGTATGCGCCGGCACTACCGAACCCTGATTGCATGACCCGAGAGCGCAGAAAAACTGCCCCATCTGACATGGCCGGAATCACCCGATTCAAGTAATCCGACAGTTCTCGAATATCAACTAGCGCATCTGCATTCTGGTCTGCAGCCTGATGAAATAGCCCCTCGACAAGTCCGAGTGCAAGAATGGAGTGCATCTGGCCATTGATGGTGTGCTTTACCCGGCGTTTGGTACTTGTTGAGAAAATAAACCGGGGTGGCGCCTGACCTGTGTAGGGGTATGGTGATTGCGTTTCTGCATACGCCCTATAGCCGGCTTGTGAACCGCCGACCTGATTATCTACAATCAACAGGATGGGGCCTGTGCCACTCTGGGAAAACCATGCGTTCAGAATAGCAAACGAAATGCCTTTAGATCCAATGGTAGGGTATGTCCGGTCGGGTGAAAGCCACGCCATGAGGTAGGATAGCGTTTCTTCATTGTCAAGGTCTTTGTTAGTCACCTGCGTGTCAAAAACATCGCCAGCAAAATAAATGATTGTACAGACATTGGCAGATTGCCCTGCGACGGATTCGAGTGTATTGAACAAAGACTCGTGCCGTGCCCTGCGGTTTGTGAGTACATCTACATTGTTTGCCGGTAACCACTGTTTGAAATACGATTCAAGCAAGGCTATATCATCGGATACGTTATGGTCGTGCCTGTTTGGCAAATCCACACCAACAAGAATGGCCCGATAAGATGTACAGGCAGAAGATGGGTCAGTAGCTGTTGATACGTTTGGTGATGCATTTGCAACATGCACTAGCAGTAACAAAAAGAAGCAGATCCTGCAGAAGGAGAGAAGAAGGGGCATAGCTGTCCCAGAATTAATATTGAGATGCATTATGTTGGTATTCGCCACAGGTTAGTGTTATTGCGGCAACTTTTGGAATTGCTGTTGTTCAGTGATGTGAAAGGAACGCTTAAACGACCTGATTGGCGGTTGAATTTGTGTTTTCGTATTTCCGTGCTTTGGTATTTCTGTTGTACGAATGCCCTCTTAGAGCAACGCGGTATGCTGGTGATGATTTGCTAGAGCGTTTTCTGTTCAAAAGTTGTGTTTAACCCATTGTATCGCTTTCGAGGAGTACGTTGTCTTTGCCAAAGATTTTTGAAATGCCCTGCATTAAGTCGGGTGTAGGTTCTACGACGTATTTCCGGCTGTGAATGCGTTGCACGCCGCCGGGGATATCTTTGCCCGTGACATCAAAGTAGAGTTTGCAGTTGCCTCTGTTGGCATCGCACAGGTCGCGGAATTTTTGGATTTCGCTTACTTCCATGTGCTGCACATCCACGCGTAGCACAATGCCTTTAATCAATTCGCGGACCTTCCACATGGGGAGGATTTCCACAACTTTGATTTTAACCCCGCCACCACGGATGTCCGTATTGCCTTTTACAAAGACTATTTCATCCTGCTTGAGGTATTGCTGGTACCGGTCGTATTCGTTGGCAAAGCAAATAATTTCTCCCTGGCCGGTAAAGTCCTCGATAGAGGCAAAGACAATCGGCTTTCCAGTTCGGGTTGTGCGGTGCTGAATTTCTGTGATGATGCCGCAGAAAGTGTGTATGGGACCTTGCTGTCGGTAGCTGCCGGCGCCATCTCCTGAGTGTGCCAGCGCCTGCTCAACGGACTTGCTGATGCCTTCGATGTCGCCAAGGCTTGCAGAGGAAAAGGCCCGTGCTTCAGCGGCATACGTTTCAAGGGGATGCCCCGAGACGTAGAAACCGAGTAATTCCCGTTCACTTTTTAGCTTTTGTGAGGTTGGCCATGGATCAACCATAGGGAGGTTGGGCTCAGCCTGGAATCCGGTGCCGGTTGCGTCGCCAAAAAGGGAGCTTTGGCCGGCTGCTTCGTCTGCCTGGATTTTTTGTGCATACCGAACTGCATGTCCTACAGTCTCGAACAACTGCGCGCGATGTCCTTCCAATTCATCCAGCGCACCTGATGCAGCGAGGCATTCGAGGGCTTTTTTGCCAACTTGTCGTAAGTCCAGCGACTTCGCCATACTGAAAAGTGTGGAGAAGTTGCCTTTGGTGCTCCGCGTTTCGATGATCGATTCAATTGCAGCAAGGCCGGCGCCTTTTATGGCGCCCATGCCCATGCGGATTTTGCCGTCCTCTACGTTGAAGTAAGCTTTACTTTTGTTTACCGATGGCGGGAGTACCGGGATATCAAGCCGGCGCGCCTCTTCCAGGATAATCGACAGCTTTTTGGTATCGCCCATCTCATTCGTCATCGCAGCCGCCATGTACTCGGGTGGATAGTTTGCTTTGAGGTAGGCCGTATGGTATGCTACGAGCGAGTAAGCAGCAGAGTGACTCTTGTTAAAGCCATAGCCGGCAAACTTCGCCATCATATCAAACACTTCGTTAGCCACTTTCTCATCCACGTCCCGCTCACCCGCCCCTGCGACAAAGATGATGCGCTGCTTGTCCATTTCGGACTGCTTTTTCTTACCCATCGCACGCCGGAGCAAGTCAGCTTGGCCAAGCGAGTAGCCACCCATTTCCTGTGCCATCTGCATCACCTGCTCCTGGTATATCGGAATACCGTAGGTTGGTTGCAGGATGCCTTCCAGGATCGGGTGGGGATACGATACGGTCTCTCTGCCGTGTTTACGGTCGATGTAATTCGGGATCAGGTCCATCGGACCCGGGCGGTAGAGCGCGTTCATCGCAATGAGGTCGTTGATGCTGGTCGGCTGTAGCTTCCGCATCCACTCGCGCATGCCTTCGGATTCAAACTGGAACACCGCAACCGTATCACCGCGCTGGAAAAGCTCATACGTCTTTTCATCGTCGAGCGTCAGGGTGTCGACATCAATTTCGATGTCACGATTTTCTTTGATGAGGCGGAGGGCATCGTCAATAATGGTGAGGGTTTTGAGCCCGAGGAAGTCCATTTTGAGCAGGCCAAATTCCTCAACCCACTTGCCGTCGTACTGGGTAGTTACAACCTCATCGCCTTTACTTTTTGCTACAGAGATGGGCACGTAGTCGCTTACCGTGCCGGGGGCAATGATGACGCCGGCTGCGTGAACCCCGGTGTGCCGCGCAGAGCCTTCGAGTACCTGCGCATAGTGCATCAGGTTACGGATCTGCGGGTTCGGGTCTTTTTGTAGTTTTTTGAATTCGGGTACGGTGTTGAAGGCCAGGTCCAGGTCTACTTTGGGGCCTTCAGGGATAAGCTTAGCGATACGGTCTGCTTCGGACAGCGGGACCCCCAGCACGCGGGATACGTCTCGGATAACAGAGCGGGCGCCCATGGTACCAAAGGTGATGATCTGGCATACATTTTCGCGTCCGTATTTCTGGACCACATAATCAATGACCTTGCCGCGGCCGCGGTCATCAAAGTCGATGTCGATATCCGGCATCGAGACGCGTTCCGGGTTCAGGAAGCGCTCAAAAAGCAGGTCGTATTCCAGCGGATCGATGTTCGTGATACCCAGGCAAAATGCAACCGCACTACCAGCAGCTGATCCACGGCCCGGCCCTACGCTAACGCCAAGGTCGCGTGCTGCTGTTGTAAAGTCCTGTACGATGAGGAAGTAGCCGGCATAGCCCATCGTTTTGATAATGCCGAGTTCATGGTTGATACGGTCAACCACGGTTTGCGTCACTTCTTTGTACCTGACTTTGGCACGCTCAAAAACCATGTGCTTCAGGTAGGCGTCCATGTCGTTGTTAAACGACTCTGGGATGGGGTAATGCGGCATAAGCAGCGTTCCCATCGGCAGCTCAAAATTACACTTGTCAACAATTTCGCGGGTAGTGTCGAGGATGGCATCGCGGACAACCGCATCGAGCATGCTAAACGACGCCTGCATTTCTTCGGTGCTCTTGAGGTAGAACTGGTCGTTCTCAAATCGCATCCGGTTGGGGTCGTTGAGGTCTTTGCCCGTCTGGAGACAAAGCAGTACATCCTGCGCCGCAGCGTCGTCTTTCTCGACGTAGTGGACGTCGTTGGTTGCAATGACTTTGACGTTGTACTCAGAGGCCCATCTGAAGAGGACGGCGTTACACTTTTTCTGGTCTTCTATGCCATGGTCCTGGATTTCGATGTAATAGTCGTCGCCAAAAACATCGACATACCATTCAAAAATTTTGCGGGCTTCTTCTTCGGTTTTTTTGAGGATGTTTTGTAGTACCTCACCTTGAAGGCAGCACGTGGTAGCGATGAGGCCTTCGCTGTGGGCTTTGAGGATTTCTTTGTCGAGACGCGGTTTGTAGTAGTAGCCGTCGGAATAGGAGAGAGAGGAGAGCTTGATGAGGTTGCGGTAGCCGGCTTCGTTTTTTGCCAGCAACACCTGGTGGTAACGCGTGCGGTCAGATTTGTCGCCCATGCCACTGGGGGTGACGTAAAATTCGCAGCCGATAAT contains:
- a CDS encoding DUF5683 domain-containing protein codes for the protein MLLLVHVANASPNVSTATDPSSACTSYRAILVGVDLPNRHDHNVSDDIALLESYFKQWLPANNVDVLTNRRARHESLFNTLESVAGQSANVCTIIYFAGDVFDTQVTNKDLDNEETLSYLMAWLSPDRTYPTIGSKGISFAILNAWFSQSGTGPILLIVDNQVGGSQAGYRAYAETQSPYPYTGQAPPRFIFSTSTKRRVKHTINGQMHSILALGLVEGLFHQAADQNADALVDIRELSDYLNRVIPAMSDGAVFLRSRVMQSGFGSAGAYGSVGLTKQPVSAPVAAPIKQHMAAFNNNNTNYPAPTATLDVNAFPPGKLYLDGELLGSTPQTGLVVPAGERTLEVITETFDAWQQNVFLSAGTANVIEATLQSEFGRFAIENLPPDARVILNDTLQFLATDLGDTPARVPKGFYLGQVQYGNGERLPFDLSVRNSAVVTYDFRSDVVDYRESFRSVLIPGWGQRRDGAIGKGNAFIGIMVAGGAALAASNLLYDSAAKDYQETFDAYVLEQIEVEALALWDDTVKKFNRANLLNDIRNGLIIGMVGFYVYNIVDAMIFHARHDQMVLQEPGDASFSARGHWNAAGAGMTLTYSWR
- the dnaE gene encoding DNA polymerase III subunit alpha, with translation MCDFSHLHCHTQYSLLDGAARIKKLVAKASEMGQAALAITDHGNLFGVPEFFTSAKKAGVQPIIGCEFYVTPSGMGDKSDRTRYHQVLLAKNEAGYRNLIKLSSLSYSDGYYYKPRLDKEILKAHSEGLIATTCCLQGEVLQNILKKTEEEARKIFEWYVDVFGDDYYIEIQDHGIEDQKKCNAVLFRWASEYNVKVIATNDVHYVEKDDAAAQDVLLCLQTGKDLNDPNRMRFENDQFYLKSTEEMQASFSMLDAVVRDAILDTTREIVDKCNFELPMGTLLMPHYPIPESFNNDMDAYLKHMVFERAKVRYKEVTQTVVDRINHELGIIKTMGYAGYFLIVQDFTTAARDLGVSVGPGRGSAAGSAVAFCLGITNIDPLEYDLLFERFLNPERVSMPDIDIDFDDRGRGKVIDYVVQKYGRENVCQIITFGTMGARSVIRDVSRVLGVPLSEADRIAKLIPEGPKVDLDLAFNTVPEFKKLQKDPNPQIRNLMHYAQVLEGSARHTGVHAAGVIIAPGTVSDYVPISVAKSKGDEVVTTQYDGKWVEEFGLLKMDFLGLKTLTIIDDALRLIKENRDIEIDVDTLTLDDEKTYELFQRGDTVAVFQFESEGMREWMRKLQPTSINDLIAMNALYRPGPMDLIPNYIDRKHGRETVSYPHPILEGILQPTYGIPIYQEQVMQMAQEMGGYSLGQADLLRRAMGKKKQSEMDKQRIIFVAGAGERDVDEKVANEVFDMMAKFAGYGFNKSHSAAYSLVAYHTAYLKANYPPEYMAAAMTNEMGDTKKLSIILEEARRLDIPVLPPSVNKSKAYFNVEDGKIRMGMGAIKGAGLAAIESIIETRSTKGNFSTLFSMAKSLDLRQVGKKALECLAASGALDELEGHRAQLFETVGHAVRYAQKIQADEAAGQSSLFGDATGTGFQAEPNLPMVDPWPTSQKLKSERELLGFYVSGHPLETYAAEARAFSSASLGDIEGISKSVEQALAHSGDGAGSYRQQGPIHTFCGIITEIQHRTTRTGKPIVFASIEDFTGQGEIICFANEYDRYQQYLKQDEIVFVKGNTDIRGGGVKIKVVEILPMWKVRELIKGIVLRVDVQHMEVSEIQKFRDLCDANRGNCKLYFDVTGKDIPGGVQRIHSRKYVVEPTPDLMQGISKIFGKDNVLLESDTMG